The genomic segment AGACTATCAAACAGCAATGAAAGCAATCGAAACATATTTATGGAGTTTTGCTAAAGGTGCAGGGATGTTTTATGTGCTAAAAAATGTCTTAGAAATGTTTGAAAATGCGGCCGCGGATAATCTCGAATTAAAAGCAGTTGTTGGTGACGATTTAGCTGAGTTTGCCGATAATTTACTACTTGAATACCCCGAAGAAACATGGCTAGACAAAGAGCGCAAAAAACTACGCAAATCAATGAAATAGGAAGAAGGGCTGATCATGGCTATCATTGATATTCAGCAAGTCAAAAAGAATTTTAAA from the Listeria seeligeri serovar 1/2b str. SLCC3954 genome contains:
- a CDS encoding DUF1048 domain-containing protein, giving the protein MFKWYKKYREEKRDYKLYKKRIAALPEDYQTAMKAIETYLWSFAKGAGMFYVLKNVLEMFENAAADNLELKAVVGDDLAEFADNLLLEYPEETWLDKERKKLRKSMK